The DNA segment TGGTTGGTATACAAATGATCTTTCTATTTTTCCCTATTGTTAGGTTTGCCTGCTATTACTCCTCTCATGTTCTCCCACACTTTTCATTGAACAATAGTTAAACCTCTGGCTAAGTATTGATAGTAGAGTGGAAATATGTTGGCAAGGAGGCTCAAGATTGTGTTGAATCTCTAGCTGGCAAGGAAGCTAGAAATTGTGTTGGATTGCTGCTGTTAAACCACAATACCTCATGAATTTCCAGTCTTGTGTTGTTAAATCTGTTTGAAGCCtctcccatttagcacagtgatagtgccacagaaCATGACATATTCTCAATGTCAAGGCAGGACATTTTCTCCAAAAAGGACCATGCAGTGGTAGCTCTTACTGATATTGTCATGGAGAGATGCATCTGCGACAAGCAGGTTGGTGAAGATGAGGTAAACTatatattttcattttcattggtTCCCTTACCAACCACTAGAGACTCCAGATGTAAGAAAGGAGGACTCAGCAGGGTCAACAGAGCTGAGTTAACAATTGGTGTTTCCGGTGCCAGGTGGGTTTAGTTTGGTTTCATTCCTTTTGAGAATTTTTACCAGTTTGATTCAACCAACTGGTTTGCTAGGCTATTTCACAGGGTAGATTAGAGTCAACTACATTCCTGATGGTCTGAAGTCACACACAGGTTatacaaggtaaggatggcagatttcgttgtgaaccagatgagttttggAACGTTTAACATGAGTTCCATTAGATTTTTGATTCCAGATTATTTTTCAATTCAAATTACACCACCTGCTGTGGTGGGAACCTGACCTCAGagcattacctgagtctctagaATACTAGACCACCTACAATGCCATTATATTATCACCTCCCCAAAAGGGTACATTACAGACCAATGAAACAAAACTACACCTGCTCAGACCATCATGTTTCGGCATGATGCCTATTAGTGCAGTTAACCATTGATATAAAATAGGGGGCAACATCAGAAATGGAGCAGCTAAAGAGAAATGTATAGAAGTGTGATACCTTATGATTTTACCAAAGCATACAAATtttctaattaaaaaaaagtctcaaagTGTAAATTCTAATGCTGCTATAGAAAATCAGAGCTGCAATTGGATCATTCACATGTAATAGCTTCAGTTCAGTGCTCCATATAATACGATTCATATGGATCAATTATGCAATGAGATTTAGCCACTGTGATCAATGCAACACTATCATTTGTATTAAATCTACTGTAGTCACAGAGGATAAATAAGTGTGGAACTGTCTGCCACAAAAATTGCTGAAGTGGAACCCATaagtttttcaaaataaaattagatGTGTTTCAAAACTTATACAAAGACTGTGGGGAGTGAACCAAAGAATTTGATTAAAATCAATGTTACATGTGGCAAAATCATCAACATGAACTTGACAGGCCAAATGAGCCTGTGCTACAATCCATACCTGTTTGGTAGCCATAAATCAGCTGTGGAAAACTGCTCCAAGTAAATATCCCACTGGTTAATTAAACTGTACATGTCTGGTTGTACTAGTGGAACACAAACACATTCTTcccaaccacaaccatctctcTGGACACCAGTTTCAATGTAATTATACACAACTCCTACAAAAATAAGAGATTTATAGTGTGAAAAAGGCTACTACATGTAGTACATATATATTAAGTGGCGTATCATAGATTTCTCCCAAAAGACTAACATCGTTCTTCTGGTCTCTAGTTGTTTGATCATGGTAAAAGGCTCCTTCACTGCAATGTACAAGCACAAAAACgtttggttagctcagctggctgctTTGCAATGcactgtgatgccaacagcataagTTCAATTCTCACATTGgcggaggttaccatgaaggactctgttTGTCAACCtatcccctcacctgaggcatggtgacctcaggttaaactacaattctctctctctctctctctctctgtaatgagggAGTAGCTGTATGGCCCTGAAGGACTGTGGTGATTTTACTTGTACAAGCACACCACCTGATCATGAAGAGTGCAGGAGCAATGCCACAGATACTTTCCCTTGGCTGAGAGAAATAATAGGGGTGAAAATCAGGAGTAGCAATTAGCTCAGTTATTAATGTCAAAATTCTAGGTTTCATTTCAAATCCCCAATGATCCTCCAAATAAGAAATTATATTAAAATCAGAAAATAGTTCAGAACACTCTTAAAATTCTTAAACTCTGCATCCTTCACTATACTTACCACATTAAGGTGTTCTGAGTAACTATCATCTTGTGcttaaattacatttttttttagaaaaagaaatGCGATTTAATTTAAAACTCACCACTGGTATTTGAAATTCCAACATGAAGATCAGATCTCCCATCATAATCTCtggaaaacaaaatataaatagATGTTAAACTACTGTCCTTCAGaacaatagaatccctacagtgtggaaccaggccatttggcccattgagtccacactgattctctaaaaagcatttcccatgactaatccacctagcctacacatccttgcacactacaaggcaatttagcatggctaatccacctaactgcaTGTcgtgtactgtgggaggaaactggagatggggagaatgtgcagagtttacacagtcacctgagcatggaaatgaacctgggtccctggtgctaaccactgagccactcaccaAATTTCTTCCACATAAACTGAATGTAAAcaaaaaagaaagcatacaaaagAAAGATTCAGAATACAGAGGAAACTCAGTTATCTGAATTCCAATTATTCAaaaattggattatccgaagTAGATCttgaggtcctgatagaaacattacatcaaaggcgtgtttccaacagtgatcgcggcttttgtttacaatgattaaacaggcaccgtttCTAAATGactaacctctcaccctctctctctccccacattccccctggagttctacagaagGATGTACCCCGacttccaccccccaccccctgacATCTTTacaaccttgattcaaacatggacaaatgagctgaacattttatttcaaaGATATCTTTTATTCATTAAAGAAATGTCTACAAGTACTTACAAAGATTCTAAATCAGTTCTGTACAGTTTTTGCAgagaacaaaataaaaaaaacctgaatgccagaagtgaggtgacagtgacgcccttgatatcaaggctgcatttgactgggGGTGGCaataaggagccctagcaaaactggaattcaatgagagtgagggggaaaactccctgctggttggagtcatagttGACACATAGGTTGatagttattggaggtcagtcatctcagcttcaggacatcactgcaggacttcctctctcacctccagctgcttcatcagtgaccttccatcagtcataaggtcagaattgggaaCGTTTGCTgataactgcacaatgttcagcaccgactcaggcgacagactgtgtggagtttgcacgttctccccatgtctgcgtgggtttcctccgggtgctccggtttcctcccacagtccaaagatgtgcgggtcaggtgaattgggcatgctaaattgcccgtagtgttaggtaaggggtaaatgtaggggtaggggtatgggtgggttgcgcttcggcgggtcggtgtggacttgttgggccgaagggcctgtttccacactgtaagtaatctaatctaatctaaccattaGTGACTCCTCAGGTATTGAAGCAGTCAATTTATCAATGCAACTGGACCCAGACAATATCtgggcttgggctgataagtggcaagtaacatttgtatgtcacaaatgccaagcaatgaccccTCCAATTAATACATTCTAACCATCGTCCTTGATGACCATTGAATCCCCGACGATCAACACCCTGGGAGTTACCttcaaccagaaactgaactggaatagCCATATAAAAACaacagctacaagagcaggtcagagcaggtcagcagcaagtaactcccctcctgaccccAAAAAACCAGTCCACcatgtacaaggcacaagtcagaagtatgaCAGTATACTTCCCATTTCcttggatgtgtgcagctccaagaaaactcgagaagcttgacaccacccaggacaaagcggtttgctcaccaccaccaccttctcaagggcaactcggatcaggcaataaattctggccagcaAGCAATGCaaatgtcccacaagtgaattaaagaAAAGCTTGGAACTAAGGTTTCTGACTTGGATTGGAATTTCAAGATCCACAGCTACTTTTCAGATCAGTTCTAGTGGTTGTATTGCAATAAGTAGGAATTGCTCCAGAATGCTGTTGTGAAACCAGAATTTATAAATGACTTCATGAATTTATTGGCAAGAAACcatgaatttattttattttataaaggCTGAGTCCACATTCCACAGGTTTGCAATCACATATAAAAGGTGGCTAAACATTTGCATCTTTGCaccttcaacatttaaaagtctttGAAATGGAGGAAACCTATCAGCAAAGCCTCACCAGGAACAATTACCTTGAAGGAGAGTAAATGAGGGCAAACTTCATTAACAAAACATCCAGAAAATCACCTGAGTGGCAGCAAGCTATTTGAGATAGTCACTTGGACAATGAGACTCTGGCTATGAAATAACAGTAAAATATAGGAGCCaaattaggcctttcagcccagcgAGTCTGGTCAGTCAGTCAATCAtacagtaatagagtcatagagatgtacagcatggaaacagacccttcggtccaacccgtccatgccgaccagatatcccaacccaatctagtcccaccggccagtacccggcccatatccctccaaacccttcctattcatatacccatccaaatgatgGCCACCgatggaacattgcgtgcaattctggtctccttcctatcggaaagatgttgtaaaacttgaaagagttcagaaaagatttacaaggatgttaccagggttggaggatctgagctacagggagaggctgaacaggctggggctgttttccctggagcgttggaggctgaggggtgaccttattcaggtttacaaaattatgaggggcatggacaggataaataggcaaagtattttccctggggttggggagtccagaactagagggcataggtttagggtgagaggggaaagatataaaagagacctaaggggcaattttttcatgcagagggtggtatgtgtatggaatgagctgccagaggatgtgatggaggctggtacaattgcaacatttaagaggcatttggatgggtatatgaataggaagcatttggagggatatgggctgggtgctggcaggtgggactagattgggttgggatatctggtcggcatggacgggttggaccaaagggtctgtttccgtgctgtacatctctatgactctatgacactatgaatgGTCCTAACAAGGTGGATGTGCAAATGATGCAAGAATTACCACATGTTGCTATCTGGCAACTTCAATCTACACTGTTGCACTAACGTTAAACAGTACACCATCCTCAATCTCTTCGTCGTATAAAGATCACATTAATATTCCTTGCCGCTCTTCTCTAAAATGTGGCTTATTATTTTAAATTATGCAGATATATTTTAGCTTGCTTCTTTTCAGATTCAAACTGAGCCTGAAACAGTTTTTCTTTTGCACCAGAGATTTAGTATGTTAAGTTCGATGCAGTCAACGCAGCTTAAAATCTCCGTTTGACTTTACCTCAAGAATGATCCTTTAGTcggtttaatcaggaatgagcACTTTTCGTGATGACCATCTACAAAGGAGTTGGGAATACTGACCGGGGCATCTTCTAATCTTCGTCCCAGGAGACTCTGACCACAGATCGGACACTGCTCGGGTACATTAAAGCAATAAATATCCTTCCCACAGTGACGGAACATGACTACACGATTCTCCATTTCTAGTGAGCTAGAGGTTAGTCTGTGAGCTACAGAGGTTACTCTGTGAATTACAGAGGTTAGTCTGTGAGCTAGAGGTTAGTCTGTAAACTACATAGATAATTCCTTACAATGGTGACGACACTTTAAATACCAACTTCCGATTTAGCAACAATGTAATGAACAGATGCAGGAGCCAGTGAGATTTGGATGTAAGTTAAAAGTGTCCTGTTTAGGGTTGGGATTTGATTGCTGGTCCAATCCAAGGTGTTGCGGGGCGGAGTCTAGCTTCTACCATCCGGTGTCATTATTCGAGGCAGCGCGGATCTACGGAGATACCTGCCGAGGATTGAGACAGATTGTATCTGAAATATTAACCAGCGTTTTGTTTTTAGATGTGAATGAAACTGCTGTATCCAGGGTATCTTGTTATATTTTACTGTTTCGGGTATTGGAGCCTCTTGTTGAATGGGAAATAGGTTGACACAAAGACACCTCTCAGCAGAAATGAGAATGTTCAGCCCACGAAAACAGATACAGAGTCGCAAACTCACTGCTGAGGCTTCATGTTGCACCAGAAGCCTAAAAGCTGTGGTCTGTGTTGAACAATCCTATCTTAAGTGAGTTGTATAAACTATCCCACAATATATACAGGACGTATTTCCACATTACGTTGTGTTATCCGTTTTGTTCCAAGGGCAGAATAATTACAGTATTCGGGATGGTATCACTGATCAGTCAAATCGTTGTGTTCCTGTTGGGGCTTTTATAAGGAAATCATGAAATTATTTCTGAAAATTTGACAGCCAGCGTAAAGTTCTTGAATGAATATTAACTAAAGTGCTGTGATCATTTTCAAATTTACACATTTCAAGTTAAAGTCAGTGTATTGTCATTGATTAAAAAGACAAAACCAAAGATATGTCATCGTGACTGATTGGTAATGTTTCAAAACCCCTTGAGTCAAACCGCAGGTGAACAGCCCTGCTCCCAAGACGTGAGCCCATGGGCCAGGCTAACTTTCCAGTGCAAAAGCAGGGGGAAGGGTGCACAAATGGAGGAGACATCTCTTTCCGCTGTATTCTCTTCTGTGTTAAATTGAACCTTTCTATTCCCTTTGAATAAATAAGAACATTT comes from the Hemiscyllium ocellatum isolate sHemOce1 chromosome 14, sHemOce1.pat.X.cur, whole genome shotgun sequence genome and includes:
- the LOC132822312 gene encoding MKRN2 opposite strand protein-like isoform X1, whose translation is MENRVVMFRHCGKDIYCFNVPEQCPICGQSLLGRRLEDAPVSIPNSFVDGHHEKCSFLIKPTKGSFLRDYDGRSDLHVGISNTSGVVYNYIETGVQRDGCGWEECVCVPLVQPDMYSLINQWDIYLEQFSTADLWLPNRYNEYEHNCYSYALTFINRVLAAQSKRQLSRTEFTERFVVPQTKRASRYITLHRELCRSYFYIADGLQSEEISSRFF